A genomic region of Catalinimonas niigatensis contains the following coding sequences:
- a CDS encoding MFS transporter encodes MSDYKSIYNLQFGLLCLSSFLFFSSFNMIIPELPSYLESLGGGEYKGLIIALFTLTAGLSRPFSGKLADKVGRIPVMIFGAVVCFICGFLYPIASSVFLFLLLRFFHGFSTGFKPTGTSAYVADVVSASRRGEAMGVLGLCGSLGMASGPAIGSLVANHFSLDMMFYSSSVAAILSIVILAGMKETLEDRHAFRVSFLKLNKEEIFEPRVIAPCIVLLLTAFSFGIVLTITPDFSDTLGIKNRGLFFTFFTIASVAVRFFAGKASDKYGRIQVLKVSTILLAIGMLMLGLADSIPLFLTSAIVFGLATGMNTPTIFAWTIDLSHEKHRGRGMATMYIALEAGIGLGALLSGWIYGNDSGHFVFAYGLGAVLALLAFVYLFFLPKAQLATSK; translated from the coding sequence ATGTCTGATTATAAATCTATTTACAACCTACAGTTTGGACTGCTTTGCCTGAGTTCATTCCTCTTTTTTTCTAGTTTTAACATGATTATTCCTGAATTGCCTTCCTATCTGGAATCTTTGGGCGGGGGAGAATACAAAGGCTTAATCATCGCATTATTTACCCTGACTGCAGGCTTATCCCGTCCTTTTAGCGGAAAACTTGCCGATAAAGTAGGGCGTATACCAGTAATGATTTTTGGAGCAGTAGTCTGCTTTATCTGCGGATTTCTTTATCCAATCGCTTCCAGCGTATTCCTGTTTTTACTTCTCCGGTTTTTTCATGGCTTTTCAACAGGTTTTAAACCTACCGGCACATCAGCCTACGTCGCAGATGTAGTCTCAGCAAGCCGAAGAGGAGAGGCAATGGGTGTATTAGGTTTGTGTGGAAGTTTAGGGATGGCCAGCGGCCCAGCAATAGGGAGTTTGGTAGCAAATCATTTTTCACTGGATATGATGTTTTACTCCTCTTCAGTGGCTGCGATATTATCTATAGTAATTTTAGCAGGCATGAAAGAAACATTAGAAGATAGGCATGCTTTTCGGGTATCCTTTCTGAAGCTAAATAAAGAGGAAATTTTTGAACCCAGGGTAATTGCTCCCTGCATTGTACTATTGCTTACTGCTTTTTCTTTTGGCATAGTACTCACCATTACGCCGGATTTTAGTGATACCCTGGGAATCAAAAACCGAGGACTTTTCTTTACATTCTTCACTATTGCTTCAGTAGCTGTCCGTTTTTTTGCCGGGAAAGCTTCTGACAAATATGGTAGAATCCAAGTGTTAAAGGTTTCTACAATCTTATTAGCTATCGGTATGCTGATGCTTGGTCTGGCAGATAGTATTCCACTTTTTCTGACATCAGCAATCGTTTTTGGGCTGGCCACAGGTATGAATACTCCCACAATTTTTGCCTGGACGATAGATTTAAGTCACGAAAAGCATAGAGGTAGAGGCATGGCTACCATGTATATTGCATTAGAGGCAGGAATCGGGTTAGGTGCATTACTTTCCGGATGGATATACGGTAATGATTCAGGGCACTTTGTATTTGCCTATGGATTGGGGGCTGTATTGGCTTTGCTTGCTTTTGTTTATTTATTCTTTTTACCAAAAGCACAATTAGCAACGTCCAAATAA
- a CDS encoding alpha/beta hydrolase — MLKQLLIAVLFFLPSLLLAQSGKVFDNLTLPSTILGGERKYAVYLPPGYESSERSYPVLYLLHGGGDDQTGWVQFGEVLHITDKAIQEGNATPMIIVMPDANTGQRGYFNDFKGEWRYEDFFFEEFMPYVEKTYRTKNEKRFRAIAGLSMGGGGSFMYALHHPELFSSGCPLSASTGPLTLEDVDRYVERSGAKNVTAAQKKAYYEKHSALALVESMPADSIKQVRWYIDCGDDDFLFEGNSLVHIAMRKKEIPHEFRIRDGGHTWTYWREALPIVLSFVSDAFHQY, encoded by the coding sequence ATGCTAAAACAACTGCTTATTGCTGTCCTTTTTTTCCTCCCTTCTCTACTCCTGGCCCAAAGTGGAAAAGTATTTGATAACCTCACCCTACCCAGTACCATTTTGGGAGGAGAGCGTAAATATGCCGTTTATTTACCACCAGGTTATGAAAGTTCTGAACGCTCTTATCCAGTACTCTATCTTTTACATGGAGGGGGTGACGACCAGACTGGCTGGGTACAATTTGGCGAAGTACTCCATATCACCGACAAAGCCATACAGGAAGGAAACGCCACTCCGATGATCATTGTCATGCCGGATGCCAATACCGGACAAAGAGGTTATTTTAATGATTTTAAAGGAGAATGGCGCTATGAAGATTTTTTCTTTGAAGAATTTATGCCTTATGTAGAAAAGACGTATCGTACCAAAAATGAAAAAAGATTCCGCGCGATAGCTGGTCTTTCTATGGGTGGGGGCGGCTCTTTTATGTATGCTCTGCATCATCCTGAGCTCTTTTCGTCTGGCTGTCCGCTCAGTGCCAGCACAGGTCCGCTAACGCTGGAAGATGTGGATAGATATGTGGAAAGGTCTGGAGCTAAAAATGTTACTGCTGCCCAGAAGAAAGCTTACTACGAAAAACATAGTGCCCTGGCTTTGGTAGAAAGCATGCCGGCAGACAGTATCAAACAAGTACGCTGGTATATTGATTGTGGTGATGATGACTTTCTGTTTGAAGGCAATTCATTGGTACACATTGCCATGCGCAAAAAAGAAATCCCGCATGAGTTCCGTATCCGGGATGGTGGTCATACCTGGACCTACTGGAGAGAAGCTTTGCCTATAGTACTCTCCTTTGTATCAGATGCCTTTCATCAATACTGA
- a CDS encoding cold-shock protein, which translates to MGRSQNSFMKKQREKKKQKKKEEKLQRKQERQENSSGGSLDEMIAYVDDFGNITTTPPEEEEISSEQKEKKTEDKKA; encoded by the coding sequence ATGGGTAGATCTCAGAACAGCTTCATGAAGAAACAACGCGAAAAGAAAAAGCAAAAGAAGAAGGAGGAAAAATTACAGCGGAAACAAGAACGGCAAGAGAATTCTTCCGGAGGAAGCTTAGATGAGATGATTGCTTATGTTGATGACTTTGGAAATATAACCACAACCCCACCCGAAGAGGAAGAGATATCCTCTGAACAGAAGGAAAAAAAAACAGAAGATAAAAAAGCTTAA
- a CDS encoding type 1 glutamine amidotransferase domain-containing protein: protein MDNIKNKRIAILVANGFEEVELSEPKKTLEQAGAITKIVSIEKDKVKAWDKTDWGKDYPVDLHINNAKANDFDALVLPGGQLNPDFLRVNQKAVNFVKDFAQQNKLIAAICHGPWTLIEADLVKGKRMTSYPSIKTDLKNAGAEWIDKEVVEDQGIITSRKPDDIPAFNKAIIEAFEHVTA from the coding sequence ATGGATAATATTAAAAATAAAAGAATAGCCATTTTAGTAGCTAACGGATTTGAAGAAGTAGAACTTAGCGAACCCAAAAAAACACTGGAACAAGCCGGTGCAATCACCAAGATTGTTTCCATAGAGAAAGATAAAGTTAAGGCTTGGGACAAAACCGATTGGGGCAAAGACTATCCGGTGGATCTTCATATTAACAATGCTAAGGCCAATGACTTTGACGCCCTGGTATTACCGGGAGGGCAACTAAACCCTGATTTTCTAAGGGTCAATCAGAAAGCTGTAAATTTTGTGAAAGATTTTGCTCAGCAAAACAAGCTGATTGCTGCTATTTGTCATGGTCCCTGGACTTTGATTGAGGCTGATCTTGTTAAAGGCAAACGCATGACTTCTTATCCTTCTATCAAGACTGACTTAAAAAACGCAGGTGCAGAATGGATAGATAAAGAGGTAGTAGAAGATCAGGGAATTATCACCAGTAGAAAACCTGATGATATTCCAGCTTTTAACAAAGCTATTATAGAAGCTTTTGAACATGTGACTGCATAA
- a CDS encoding YybH family protein, with protein MKYSEADSPERIPKIFVEAWNQRDAAKLASLFDEDAEFINVTGLWWHNRAAIEKAHDYGLRAIFKQSRLKLVQTKVKFLSEKIAVVQAKMKLSGQTPTDEVKNPGTRRNIFTFIVHQSGGKWTCASAQNTDIVPNMETHVRDEKGQLKAVDYRKSNDS; from the coding sequence ATGAAGTATAGCGAAGCGGATAGTCCGGAAAGAATTCCAAAGATTTTTGTAGAAGCCTGGAATCAGCGAGATGCTGCAAAGCTGGCTTCTCTCTTTGATGAAGATGCGGAATTTATCAATGTCACCGGACTATGGTGGCATAATCGTGCTGCTATAGAGAAAGCCCACGACTATGGGTTACGCGCCATTTTTAAGCAATCTAGGCTGAAACTTGTACAAACAAAAGTGAAATTTCTTTCAGAAAAAATTGCGGTGGTACAGGCTAAAATGAAGTTAAGTGGACAAACGCCTACTGATGAGGTAAAGAACCCGGGTACACGCCGGAATATATTCACCTTTATAGTTCATCAATCAGGGGGAAAATGGACTTGTGCTTCAGCACAGAACACTGATATCGTGCCCAACATGGAAACACATGTGCGGGATGAAAAAGGGCAGCTTAAGGCAGTTGATTACCGAAAGTCAAACGATAGTTAA
- a CDS encoding GNAT family N-acetyltransferase, with protein MTNKALIHVSTDADKLDVEFIHHNLNQTRWAKERTLEEVNTAIENSLNFGIYYQGQQVGYARLLTDYMFMAYLLDVFVAEEYRGKGFALHLMQSILKDERLRNIKIWRLGTDDAHGLYERVGFKAIEQPEKLMEIKVKK; from the coding sequence ATGACGAATAAAGCATTAATCCATGTAAGCACAGATGCAGACAAGCTAGATGTTGAATTTATACATCATAACCTGAATCAAACCCGCTGGGCAAAAGAACGAACTTTAGAAGAAGTGAATACTGCCATTGAAAACTCACTTAATTTTGGTATCTATTATCAGGGCCAGCAGGTAGGTTATGCCCGTTTGCTCACCGATTATATGTTTATGGCTTATCTGCTGGATGTATTTGTCGCTGAAGAATATAGAGGTAAAGGTTTTGCACTTCATTTAATGCAAAGTATCCTGAAGGATGAAAGGCTCAGAAATATCAAAATATGGCGCCTGGGTACAGATGATGCCCACGGTTTGTACGAAAGAGTAGGTTTTAAAGCAATAGAACAGCCGGAAAAATTGATGGAAATTAAAGTGAAAAAATGA
- a CDS encoding helix-turn-helix domain-containing protein: MSRKKRFVEALTDMEQYTLEQGFKYGPAPDFRQRCQILLLSYKGYEVKQIINMLDVSPHTVYSAMKSWREEGLGGLIRKKGQGRKATLQANNAQHVEVTHKAVEKHAQNSRQILEELYSELDIAPMSKRSLQRFLKKLATAGRDSEDG; encoded by the coding sequence ATGAGTAGGAAGAAGAGATTTGTAGAGGCATTAACAGATATGGAGCAGTACACACTGGAACAAGGCTTTAAGTACGGTCCTGCACCCGATTTTCGTCAGCGTTGTCAAATTTTGCTGTTGAGTTACAAAGGATATGAGGTTAAGCAAATCATAAACATGCTGGATGTATCTCCGCACACTGTGTATAGTGCGATGAAATCCTGGCGAGAAGAAGGCCTTGGTGGCCTGATCAGGAAAAAGGGGCAGGGCAGAAAAGCCACTTTACAGGCAAATAATGCTCAGCATGTGGAAGTTACGCATAAAGCAGTGGAGAAACATGCTCAGAACAGTAGGCAAATTTTAGAGGAGCTATATTCAGAGTTGGATATAGCACCCATGAGCAAGAGGAGCCTTCAGAGGTTTTTAAAAAAATTGGCTACCGCTGGAAGAGATTCAGAAGATGGATAA
- a CDS encoding PAS domain-containing protein has protein sequence MRLFPFTFVKKSKLKQIAEEYAALQSQVTAAADFISEIEKGNLEAQYDEEEHLSEKATDDQLSNSLISLRKQMVKVSLEERQRNWVAETRSKFIDILRSSDNNLKELAEGIICNLVKYLSANQGGLYLVNDDDANDVYVELLACYAYERKKYISQRIEIGHGLVGQIILEKESMYLTEIPENYLKITSGLGQSTPRYLLIVPLKLEEKVFGAIEIASFHPIKTHEIEFTEQLGESIASTISNVKNNYQTRRLLEETQQQAEEMRAQEEEVRQNMEELSATQEDMQRIMKEVQGNEAFMKGLIDSTNDSIITIDKDYKIITCNKSTSETYKTSGLEVGKGFDIFELFQDEQKAKYKAFYDRALKGEFFEVTEKYQYGDRIQHFTVTYSPLRDEKGEIVGAACFGKDVTEMIIAKEKTEKLLAESQQQAEEMKAQEEELLQNMEELSATQEEIERKSNEVESRIKAIDESGFASIEFDLNGNIIIANANFLKLMDYQLEDIQGKHHRIFVTDVYAESEEYKQFWEMLKNGKSQNGEYERLGNNNKRVFIQGSYSVILDHQGRPKSVIKLAADITAAKQTLEEVEQQAEIMKAQEEEMMRMLQETQGQQKFTTELLNASKENIFVIDKNYQFLEFNKTFEVALSHTGIQAEKGGDVFQVFAEEEKLKHKELYDQVFKGEAFEVNEYIKAADAYFVSSYNPLTNAEGEVYACAVFAKDITELVKSKKQAEGLLHESQQQGEELKAQEEELRQNMEELSATQEDMQRIMTEVQASEHYLNELLNVTKDTIYTLNKEAKIMTFNTFFVENMKQYGFKVEKGFDYLSILPSEEEKKSQKQIIDKVFAGETIQIPLTYEVEGGEIHLVSTYSPIKNAEGKIIATAVYSKDVTELVLAKKQQEGKTWK, from the coding sequence ATGAGGTTGTTCCCTTTTACATTTGTAAAAAAATCTAAGTTAAAGCAAATTGCTGAAGAATATGCCGCGCTTCAGTCACAGGTTACAGCTGCCGCTGATTTTATCAGTGAGATAGAAAAAGGTAATCTGGAGGCACAGTACGATGAAGAAGAGCATTTATCTGAGAAGGCTACCGATGATCAACTGAGCAATTCCTTAATCAGTCTCAGAAAGCAGATGGTCAAAGTATCTCTGGAAGAAAGGCAAAGAAACTGGGTTGCAGAAACCAGGTCAAAGTTTATAGATATCCTTCGGTCCAGTGACAATAACTTGAAAGAACTGGCAGAAGGTATTATCTGTAATCTGGTAAAGTATCTTTCTGCCAATCAAGGAGGACTATACCTTGTCAACGATGATGATGCCAATGATGTATATGTTGAACTCCTGGCCTGCTATGCTTATGAGCGCAAAAAATATATTTCGCAACGCATTGAAATCGGACACGGTTTGGTAGGGCAGATCATTCTGGAGAAAGAATCTATGTACCTTACTGAGATTCCTGAAAACTATCTTAAGATCACGTCCGGACTCGGCCAATCCACTCCCCGCTATTTGCTTATCGTTCCCTTAAAACTGGAAGAGAAAGTATTTGGTGCCATAGAAATTGCTTCTTTTCATCCGATCAAAACCCATGAGATAGAATTTACCGAACAGCTGGGAGAAAGCATTGCTTCTACAATTTCCAATGTAAAGAATAACTACCAGACCAGGAGGTTATTGGAAGAAACACAGCAGCAGGCAGAAGAAATGCGGGCGCAGGAAGAGGAAGTAAGACAGAACATGGAAGAGCTGTCGGCTACCCAGGAAGATATGCAGCGGATCATGAAGGAGGTGCAGGGCAATGAAGCTTTTATGAAAGGCCTGATTGACTCTACCAATGATTCTATTATCACCATTGATAAAGACTATAAAATCATTACCTGTAACAAGTCAACAAGTGAGACCTATAAAACTTCCGGATTGGAGGTGGGTAAAGGGTTTGACATTTTTGAGCTCTTCCAGGATGAACAAAAAGCTAAATACAAAGCTTTTTATGACCGCGCCTTGAAAGGAGAGTTTTTTGAGGTAACGGAAAAGTACCAATATGGCGACAGGATACAACATTTTACAGTAACCTACAGCCCTCTGAGAGATGAAAAAGGAGAAATTGTAGGTGCTGCCTGTTTTGGGAAAGATGTCACTGAAATGATAATTGCCAAGGAAAAAACAGAAAAACTACTGGCAGAAAGTCAGCAGCAGGCGGAAGAGATGAAGGCACAGGAAGAAGAGCTGCTTCAGAATATGGAAGAGCTCTCGGCCACGCAGGAGGAAATTGAACGAAAATCAAACGAGGTGGAAAGCCGAATAAAAGCCATTGATGAAAGTGGTTTTGCTTCTATTGAATTTGATTTAAACGGAAATATCATTATCGCGAATGCTAATTTCCTGAAACTGATGGACTACCAACTGGAAGACATCCAGGGAAAACATCATCGTATTTTCGTTACTGATGTTTATGCCGAGTCAGAAGAGTATAAGCAGTTTTGGGAGATGCTGAAGAATGGTAAGTCCCAAAACGGAGAATATGAGCGTTTAGGAAATAATAATAAGCGAGTCTTTATTCAAGGTAGTTATTCTGTTATTCTTGATCATCAGGGCAGGCCAAAGAGTGTAATTAAATTGGCAGCCGATATTACCGCAGCCAAACAAACTCTAGAAGAAGTGGAGCAGCAGGCGGAAATTATGAAGGCTCAGGAAGAGGAAATGATGCGCATGTTGCAAGAAACTCAGGGACAGCAAAAGTTTACTACAGAACTGTTGAACGCTTCCAAGGAAAATATCTTCGTTATAGATAAGAACTATCAGTTTCTGGAATTTAATAAAACTTTTGAAGTAGCCTTATCCCATACTGGCATACAGGCAGAGAAAGGGGGAGATGTTTTTCAGGTTTTTGCTGAGGAGGAAAAACTCAAACACAAGGAGTTATACGATCAGGTCTTCAAAGGAGAAGCTTTTGAGGTAAATGAGTATATTAAGGCTGCCGATGCTTACTTTGTGTCTTCCTACAATCCTCTGACCAATGCAGAGGGAGAAGTGTATGCTTGTGCTGTATTTGCGAAAGATATTACGGAATTAGTCAAATCCAAGAAGCAGGCAGAAGGCTTATTACACGAAAGCCAGCAGCAAGGCGAAGAACTCAAAGCACAGGAAGAAGAGCTACGTCAGAACATGGAAGAACTGTCGGCTACTCAGGAAGATATGCAGCGGATTATGACAGAAGTTCAGGCAAGTGAGCATTATCTGAATGAGCTGCTGAATGTAACCAAGGATACCATTTATACCCTGAATAAAGAGGCTAAAATTATGACATTCAATACCTTTTTTGTGGAAAACATGAAGCAATATGGCTTCAAAGTAGAAAAGGGATTTGATTATCTGTCAATACTACCCAGTGAGGAAGAGAAAAAGAGCCAAAAGCAGATCATTGACAAAGTATTTGCCGGTGAGACGATACAGATACCGCTTACTTATGAAGTAGAAGGAGGGGAGATTCATCTTGTCAGTACTTATAGCCCTATAAAAAATGCTGAAGGGAAAATCATAGCCACAGCAGTCTATTCCAAAGATGTGACCGAACTGGTATTAGCCAAAAAGCAGCAAGAGGGAAAAACCTGGAAATAG
- a CDS encoding IS630 family transposase — MKKKPSEAEKKRKTAEIKALLVLAGKELVDVYFVDEAGFSLTPYVPYGWQKIGDQVGIPTKKKQVANVLGLLNPLNKHLITYTAKDKEMINTEFMITRLDDLAEKIDKETMIVLDNAPWHRSKNFFGKLHQWQQQGLYVFHLPAYSPHMNLIETLWRKIKYEWLRPKDYNSKTALKRRLKEIFTSFANQSGKEIFDVNFSFNQFDLYTN, encoded by the coding sequence ATAAAGAAGAAGCCGTCAGAGGCTGAAAAGAAGCGCAAAACAGCAGAAATAAAGGCATTGCTTGTGCTAGCGGGAAAGGAGTTGGTAGATGTGTATTTTGTAGACGAAGCAGGTTTTAGTCTTACCCCATATGTTCCTTATGGGTGGCAGAAGATAGGTGATCAGGTGGGTATCCCTACTAAAAAGAAGCAGGTAGCTAATGTACTGGGCTTGCTTAACCCGCTCAACAAACACCTAATAACCTATACTGCCAAAGATAAAGAGATGATCAATACTGAATTTATGATTACAAGACTTGATGATCTTGCAGAGAAAATAGACAAAGAAACAATGATTGTGCTTGATAATGCCCCCTGGCATAGGAGCAAAAATTTCTTTGGAAAGTTGCACCAATGGCAGCAGCAGGGCTTGTATGTTTTTCATTTGCCTGCTTACAGTCCTCATATGAACCTCATTGAAACACTATGGAGAAAAATTAAGTACGAATGGCTCAGACCTAAAGATTACAATTCAAAAACAGCACTGAAAAGAAGGCTCAAGGAAATATTCACCAGCTTTGCCAATCAGTCAGGAAAAGAAATATTTGATGTCAACTTCTCTTTTAATCAATTTGATTTATACACTAATTAA
- a CDS encoding MBL fold metallo-hydrolase: MIVWSILGLFALILVTGFFFLRLSPVFGGAPSELQKERYTQSGHFQDGKFINQITTTMDMSVRDYVGLTMEYLRGTPNSKPAVPLPVLPLDSTGIINKPDESTRLTWFGHSAILLELEGKNILIDPMLGESPSPHPWLGSKRYGELPIEVEQLPHLDAVIISHDHYDHLDYGSIQKLKDKVDKFYTPLGVGTHLEAWGVEKSKIHELNWWEEILHGQITFVCTPARHFSGRGLQDRNKTLWASWVIISAKDTIYFSGDSGYGPHFKEIGERYGPFAFAMMECGQYDTRWEAIHMLPEQTVQAALDVRADLIMPIHWGAFTLAMHSWTDPIERVTKQAQAMSVNIATPKIGEPIILNQTNFPNSSWWESTRSNE; encoded by the coding sequence ATGATTGTTTGGAGTATCCTGGGGCTATTTGCTCTTATATTAGTGACAGGCTTCTTTTTTCTTCGCTTAAGCCCGGTCTTCGGTGGTGCTCCCTCCGAACTGCAAAAAGAGAGATATACACAGTCAGGGCATTTCCAAGACGGTAAGTTTATCAATCAGATCACAACAACGATGGATATGAGTGTACGTGATTATGTAGGGCTTACGATGGAATACCTGAGAGGCACGCCTAATAGCAAACCGGCTGTACCTTTACCTGTATTGCCCCTGGATTCTACGGGGATTATAAATAAGCCTGATGAAAGCACACGCCTGACCTGGTTTGGCCACTCAGCGATATTGCTGGAACTGGAGGGAAAAAATATTTTGATTGACCCCATGCTGGGTGAATCACCTTCTCCACACCCCTGGTTGGGTAGCAAGCGCTATGGCGAACTTCCAATAGAAGTGGAGCAATTACCTCACCTGGATGCTGTCATTATCTCACATGATCATTATGATCACCTTGATTATGGTTCTATCCAAAAATTAAAAGATAAGGTGGATAAATTCTATACGCCTTTGGGTGTAGGAACCCATCTGGAAGCCTGGGGGGTAGAAAAAAGTAAAATCCATGAACTCAACTGGTGGGAAGAAATTTTACATGGACAAATCACTTTTGTTTGTACACCTGCCCGTCATTTCTCGGGAAGAGGATTACAGGATCGTAACAAAACTTTGTGGGCTTCCTGGGTAATCATTTCGGCTAAGGATACAATTTATTTTAGCGGAGATAGCGGTTATGGTCCTCATTTTAAAGAAATAGGCGAACGATACGGTCCCTTTGCCTTTGCGATGATGGAGTGTGGTCAGTATGATACCCGTTGGGAAGCCATTCATATGCTGCCGGAACAGACTGTACAAGCGGCGCTGGATGTCAGGGCTGATCTGATCATGCCGATCCACTGGGGAGCTTTTACGCTGGCTATGCATAGCTGGACAGATCCCATTGAAAGGGTCACGAAGCAGGCTCAGGCTATGAGTGTAAATATTGCGACCCCTAAAATTGGTGAGCCTATAATTTTAAATCAGACTAATTTTCCAAACAGCAGCTGGTGGGAAAGTACTAGAAGTAATGAATGA